The genomic DNA TCGTTCTTCAGCTCCGTCCAATTTCAGACGTCGTCGCTGCAACAGGTAGAGTGCGAGAACGTAACAGATCTTTTCCTGATGAGGGTTTGAATTCTCCACGATTTGCTCGAAATAATTCATGAGCGTTTCAGGGTCGGTTGTTTCTGCCCGTTTCTCTTCAGGAATTGGAACCTGTGCTCTCCAACATCCGATTCCTCCTTCTGGCATGCCCTGCCATCCTTCTTCGCTGTAGTCCAGCCGTTCAAAAATTCCATTCTTTTCAACAAGGACTGAATAACATTGACTCCCCGGAACTAAGGGTTGTCCTGTTCCAGCGCAGGTTTTATTGATGGGTTTGAACCGGTAATCCATAGCAGAAAATATTCTCAGTCGATGTTGGAGGGCGCGGGATCGTACGAAGAAAACCGAGAATGGCTCAATACCGATTTGCGAGGCGGATTCGATAACGGGGCTCCTCGCGAACTGGCCTGCATCAATTTTTGAACAATGATGGGCTCAGAGAGAGAATTGCAAGCCGGGAATGAACGCGTTTTGATAGTCATTTCCCCGATCGCTTCGAAGCTATGAAATTTCTGGAAACTGGTCTTTACTCGTTTCTGGAAATTCGCGTAGCCTGACGTTCTCTCTAAATCTGAGTGGATCGATTGTTCGGTTCAAGACCTAGATTGAAATTGACAATTGCGACTCAACAATGGAATTGATTGAGTCGACAACCAACACCCCCCCCCCAAGATATTCTGTGGAAGGAGTCCCGGATGAACCGTTCTTCTATGTTGACGGCATGTGCTCTTGTTGCTGCCTTTGGTATTGGGCTGACATGGTCGTACTTCACCAATCAACAATCAGGCGGCGTTGCAATCGTCGACTTGGATGAGGTGGCACGTCGTATCGGTCGCGATAAGGAAATGGTCGATTCGATCCAAACACAAGCGGGAGCGTTGAACAAAACTCTTGTCGCTGCTCAGCAGTCAGCTGTGAATCAGTTGAACAAAGCGAAGTCTACTGCGAACGAAGATGAGCAGATCACTAACGAAGAAGCCCAACAATTTGTGCGGATGCAACGTAACGCACAAGTTCAGCTGACTCAGTTACAACAAAAAGCACGCTTGAACCTGAACCAGCACCGCCAGGGGCTTGTCAGTCAGTTCCGCAAAGATGCTCAGCCGATCGCAGCCAAGGTTGCTAAAGAACGCGGATTCGACAGCGTTGTGACTCGCAACGATACTGTCGTTTTCTCTTACGACAAAACTGTGGACATCACTGAAGATGTGATCAAGCAGATGAGTGCAGAAATGCCTGCCAAGCCAGCGAAAGCTTCAACAGCTAAGGCAGCACCAAAGCCAGCTGCGACTGCAAAAGCTCCAGAATCCACAACAACGAACTAATTCGTTAGAGCAAACTGCTCAGTGGTCGAAAAATAAAAACCTCTCAGGAATCCAACTGATTCCTGAGAGGTTTTTTGTGTTCAAGCGGACAGGCTCCTGAACACACATTCCTGAATTGGCGTTTAGGTTTTATCTGTTCGCAGCAGGAAGTGCTTTGAACTGAGCCTGAAACTTGTATTTGCTATCTTAAACATTGAGATGAGCGACTATTCCAGATGCATTCGGCCTAGAACTGATCCTGAAACCTGAACTTGTGCTCTCAAACACTGAGGAAAGTCATCATTTCATAAGTTTCCGGACTGGCTCTAGTTCTAATCTTATTCGTCCCAAATGTTGACGAATCTTCGTTCTTCGAAATCTATGATTCGTCCGGGCAAGAATTGTTCCGGAGTGTCGCTAAGAATTCTCACCCAGACCTGCTCGCCAAGGTATTCACCGGTCACTGAGAGATGCGGGCCGAGATCGTCTGTTTCATCGATGACTTGTGGCTGCCAGGTGACGGCGTCAAGGACGTCGAAATGCTTCATGACCTCGACAACATCCACGACAAATCGCGATTGAATGCGATGGCCATCATTCGGGCCACCAACAATTTCGGTGGGTGAGACGAAGATAGAGATTTCGTGGGATTCTTCACCGCAATAATAGTGACAGCCAATCGGTGAATCTTCTTCAAAGATCTGTACCGAAAGACACACTTTTTCGACAAGTAGAGAAGCCCAAGTTGGAGGTGGGGACATGTTTTTGAAACTCATTTTCTGGGAATTGCCCTCTGGCCAAGGTGGGCAAAAATTATCATCGTTGCATTAAGATCTCCGTATGTCATAGTGACAGTTTGCAACTGTGGCCCTGTCAAAGAATTGTTAAAGCATTTCACATTCCTTACTCACGATGTTTTTAAAAAACAACGTGGGGATTTCTTGGATTGTCGTAATCTGCTTGCAAGGAATGGTTTGTGTGGATTGGTTCAGGTTGAGTTCTGAGGATGCCCGAGCAATGCTTCAACAAAGTGTTCAAGGTTTTGAACAGGTTTGCCCTGTTAGTGTTTCATTGTTGAAACGGCAGGTTGTTCTGTTTTTGAAACGCTCATCAACACTCATCGAAGTGAGATATGAATAGGTATGGTTTGATATTCCTGTTCAATTCCTGCCCCGCAAAGCTCATGCTTTGACGCCAGACACAACTGTCTCTGAAGTTCCCCACTCTTGTTCTCGACTCGGCTCTTCTCCGGTTTTACTCTCTGCTTTTTGAAGTCTCTCTCTTTGTCATTTATGATCCGGGTCGTTTATGATCCCGTCCAGCCCGGCTTCGTTGCTGTGTGCAAAACGAACCGCAGATGAGCTTGAATAGTGACCTGTCAAATCGGAGTCGCCATCACGATCGTCCCCTTACCGAAAATTGGCAATGTCGAGGCGGAGGCGAAATAATTCCGCTTGGGCATGTTCGGACTGGACATGTCCCACGAGATTTCCTTCACTGGCTCCCAGAACTAACACAGGGAAAAACAGTTGTCGCGTGGTGATCAGAGATAACCCGCGACGAAACACTTCATACGGACAGTTGCTGGGGAATGAGCAGCCAGGAAACGAAAAGGCTGCGTTCTCAAGCTATTCCACTGATATTACTTCCAAGAGAGACAACGATGAGAAATTGTTTTGTAGCGGCGATGGTCATGGGATTTTTGGTGTCCTGCGGTCTGACCGCATCGGCCGCGGATGTCGAAGAGGGCTTCACTTCCCTGTTCAACGGTCGAGACCTGTCAGGATGGACCAAGCGTGGTGGCTCAGCGGAGTACGAAGTCTCGAATGGGGCGATCGTTGGGAAATGTGTACCGAATACGCCGGGCAACACATTTTTATGTACGGAGAAGGAATTCGGAAACTTTGTCCTGAAGTTGCAATACAAATTCATTGAGGCTGGCAATTCTGGCGTCCAGTTCCGCTCGGCGGCACGTCCAGCGGGTGATGGTGAGCGAGTTTACGGCTATCAGTATGAAATGCGTCCCGGTGGCGACGCGACAGGTCGCATTTACGATGAAGGTCGTCGCGGACACAAGCATGGTATCATTTGGCTGGATGCTCATACTCCACAGGATCGCCTCGATGCTGCTCAGGCAGGTTGTCGGGAAGGAGAATGGAATGATGTGGAAATTCAGTGCGTCGGGCCGTCTATCAAGACTTGGCTGAACGGCAACCTGGTTGTCGATATGTTCGACAGCTTCTCAATGAAGGGCTTTTTCGGACTACAGATTCACTCAGGCAAGTCCGGTTCCGTTGCCTGGAGAAACATCCGTGTCAAGGATCTGGGTGAAAGCCAGTGGGAGCCGTTCTTCGTTAAAAATGACGAGGGCAAATACCAACTTGCTGATGCCAAGTTTGTGCTTCCGGAAGAGTGGTCATTTACCGATGAGGGCGTTTTGCACGGTGTCCACTCGAAGAGCCAAGGTAAGGATGGGTTGGTCATCTCCAACAAGAATTACGACAACTTCATTACGCGCGTGACATATCGGATGCACGGGGGAAATAGCGCTTTGTATTTCCGCGCCGAGGAGACAGAAGCACCGTGGGTCTTGCGTGGATTCCAAAATGAAATCGCTAACAATGGCAAGGATTCCGCTCTCTGGCACACAGCTGGAATTGTAAACGGCAAGACGATTCCCGGTCGCGGTTGGGTCGTCACAAACGACGAGTTTATCGAAAAGGTCCGCAACAAGGACGACCAATGGAACACAACTTGTACTACTGCATATGGAGACCGTCTGGTCCAGACGCTCAACGGATTTTGCACGTCCGATATCATCGACGAAGCAAGTGAGAAAACTGGAAAGCTGGGATTGCAGATGCATGGTGGCACCGACTGCGAAATGTTCTTCAAAGACTTTGAAGTGATGCCCATCACCGACGAGATGAAGAAGCTCATTGATCGAAAGTGAATCGCGGAACTGTCTAGAACTGATCCTGAAACATGAAACTGCTCTCTCAAGCTTTGAGGAAAGCGACTGTTCCAGAGGTTTTCGGACTGTTTCTACATAAACCGACCGTCTCGAGCATTTTCAAGACTTGTTGTGCCCGTGACGGTCACTCTTTTGCCTTCGTACGACTGCTCGCGACGTGTCAGAACTCGAACGCCGGTTCGGAAAATGTGAGAGGTGTCGACTCACCTGACGATCTCGAATCGATCAGCAAGCGGATTTATTGTCGCAGCTCTGTACAATATATCTGGGCCGACTCAACTCTTTTTCAATCAGCCAGAACTCTTCTCATCAGGTTATTATGAAACAGTTTTTGTTCGTCAGCTTGTCTGCGATTCTGGTCTCGGTTTCGGTGGCTCAGGCTGAAGTGACTCGTGTCGAAATTGCGGAACGCAAATCATTTGCAGAGGGGCATCAGTTTGGTCAAACGGGAGCCTATGAACTGGTCTCTGGTCGCCTCTATTTTGATGTCGACCCGCTTGCCGATGCCAACTCACGCGTTTGTGATATCGATCTGGCTCCTCGAAATCCAGCAGGACGGGTTGAGTTTTGGGCCGACTTTTTCCTGCTCAAGCCGGTCGATTCCTCTAAGGGAAATGGTTGCCTGCTCTATGATGTTCACAACCGGGGCAGCAAGCTGGCGCTATGGACTTTCAACGACGCCGAGATAACGAGTTCACCATCTACGATGGCGCACGCAGGCAATGGATTCCTGATGCGTGAAGGGTATTCGGTGTTATGGACAGGTTGGAATGGTGATGTGGTCGATGACGGGACTGGCCGACTTCTGGCAGGTTTACCGATCGCGAAGAACTCGGATGGGACTTCGATAACAGGTTTGAACTATGTCGAAATTCTCGTCGATGAACCAAAGGAAAGTCAGGAGTTTTATTTCAGCCCATGGGGAACATCGGCTGGTTATCCAACTGTGGATTTACACGATTCAACCGCAAAGTTGACGCGGCGAGCGAGTCGCTCTGCGGAGGCGAGTCTTGTTCCTCGCGACGAATGGGCGTTTGCCGAGGTTGAGGGTGGAAAAGTCGTTCCGCATTCAACGAGTTTGTACGTCAAAGAAGGCTTGAAACCCGGCTGGATTTACGAGTTAGTGTACACCGCGAGAGACCCGCGAGTTTCCGGGTTAGGGCTTGCGGGGCTTCGTGATGCTATTTCGTTCTTTCGCTACAATCCACGCACTGCCGAAGCGGCAACGGATAATCCACTCTCCGGGATGTGTGATCGGGCCATTATCTTTGGCATCTCTCAATCCGGTCGCCTGATACACCACTTTATGTATGAAGGACTGAACAACGACGTCAAAGGTCGTACGGTCTTTGATGGGGCTGTCATTCATGTCGCTGGAGCCGGCAAAGGATTGTTTAACTCTCGCTTTGGGATGGCGACTGTGTACGGCACTCAGTTACGAAATAATTTATTGCCCGCAGATTTCTTTCCTTTTACTCCCACATTACAGGCAGACAGACTGACCAATGCGAAAGGCGACACACTGGCAAGACTGAGAAGTCAGGGAGAATTGCCGAAAATCTTCTTTGTTCAAACCTCCACAGAGTACTGGTCTCGGGCCGGATCGTTGCTGCACACCGATGTGGAGGGTGTACGTGACCTCGATCTGGAAGAGAATGCACGCATCTATTTGATCGCCGGTGCTCAGCACCTTGGAGCCACCTCGACGGATCGCACAATCTGTCGCTATATGCGGAACCCGCTAAAGCATCGCGGCCCGGTACTCCGGGCTTTGCTGAAATCGATGGATGATTGGGTTGCACGCGAGGCAGAACCTCCGGCCAGCGAATATCCGAGAATTGATGATGGGACGCTGGTTAGCGTTCAGGAATTTCAAAGTCAGTTTCCAACGATCCCGGGTGTGGAGACTCCGGCTGTCTGCTATCAACCACTCAGATTGAATCTGGGGCCGCGATGGCAGACCGAAGGGATTGCTGACATCGTTCCACCGATTGTGGGTAAGCCTTATCAGACATTGGTCCCCGCAGTCGATGAGGACGGTAATGAGCTTGCCGGAATTCGATTACCCGATGTTGCAGTTCCCACAGCAACTTACATGGGATGGAATCTGCGAGATGAAGCCTATGGAGCAGCAGGTTCTCTGGCAGACCTGCATGGTGGCTATCTTCCTTTTTCAGCAACTCGTCAGGTCGGTGATTCTCGCGTCCCCCTCAACGAACGGTACCGCACTCATGAGGAGTATCTTGCAAAATACTCAACAGCTGTGGTCAGTCTGTGGCAGCAACGTTTCTTACTCGCAGTAGACGCCATGTCGATGCTCAGCGAAGCCCGTAAACGCAATTCGGGGAAAGCCCCGGAAGAGTAAATTCTCGTCGTCGCTATCGCCCCCCGCCCCGCCCTGCCCTACCCGATCATATGCGCACGTCCATTGAATGCGTGACCAAGTCAGCTTACGATTGCCGCACACAAGAGCTTATAGAAAATCATGTACGCGTCTGCCTGGGGGACGAGTCGGTTTTCATATGAAAACTACTCTCCACGGGCGCAAGAATTACGAAGATATTCTGACCGATCTCTGAAATGGAGTCCCATGTGATGTCGAATCGCTTAAACGAGAAGAGTAAACAGATCAGGGACAACCGGCTCACGCGAAGGCAATTCGTGGCGACCGCTGGAGCAGCGATTGCCGCACCGACAATTGTGCCGAGTTCTGTATTCGGCGCGAATGCTCCGAGCAACCGAATCAATGTCGCTTTGATTGGGTGTGGGAATCAGAGTCGGGCAGATTTGCCAAGCATGTTACGACAGCCTGATGCGCAGGTTGTGGCAGTCTGCGACGTAAATAAAGGGAGTCACGGCTATGCTCGCCCGGAGCATTTCCTGGGACGTGAACCGGCGCAGAAGAGAGTTAATGATTACTACGCTGGAAAGACGCGTTCTGGAACATACAACGGCTGCGATGCCTATAGCGACTTCCGCGATGTCCTCGCTCGTGATGACGTGGACGCGGTCATGATTGTGCTGCCCGATCACTGGCACGCGTTAGCGACTATCAAAGCGTGCGAAGCGGGGAAGGATGTCTACTGCCAGAAGCCGATGTCGCTGACCATTCACGATGGACAGCAGATGATTAAAGCGGTCCGTAAACATAATCGCATTCTGCAAACGGGCAGCCAATACCGCTCGAATGCAGTCGTTCGCCGCATGTGTGAGTTAGTTCGAAATGGTCGGATTGGTGAGGTCAAGCGAGCAGTTTCCATTATCAATGGGAGTGGTGCCGGGCCGGGACCGGGCTGGAAGGAAATGCCCGTCCCAGATGGGTTCGACTACGACATGTGGCTGGGACCAGCTCCAGAGGCGCCGTACCACATTGACCGCTGCTTCTACCGGTTCCGATTTCATCTTGACTACTCAGGTGGCCAAGTGACGAACACCGGCGCGCACTCGACTGATATTGTTCAATGGGCTCTGGGCAAGGATGACACCGGACCAGTCGAGTTTGAAGATCAGGAAGGAATCGTCTGGCCGCCAGAGGGACATCTCTACACGACCGCGATGAAGTCTCACTTCCGGGCTCGCTATGCCGACGGGACTGAGTTTGTCTGCCGTACGCAGAAACCAGGTTTCGGAGCCCGCATTGAAGGAACAGAAGGCTGGGTTCAATTTAGTGTCAACAATATGAAAGAGGTCGAAGCCTCTTCGGATGCGATCAAGAACTCCGTCATCGGTCCTGATGAGATCCATCTTCCAGTCAGCAGGAATCACTACCAGAATTTCCTTCAGTCTGTGAAGACCCGTAAAGATCCGATCGAACCGGTCGAGGCTGGGCATCGCACTGCCAGTATTTGTCACCTCGGTAATATTGCAATGCGGCTGAAAAGAAAACTGAAATGGGACCCCGATCAAGAAGTCTTCCTTAATGACGACGAAGCGAATCAAATGTTGCAGCGTCCCTATCGCGAGCCGTGGAAGATCTAAAGGTTGAAGTCCGTCTATAAAATCGGACGAGTGGCAACGGTTTCGGGAAACTGCATCATTGAACAGGAATATCAAAACATGAAACGCTTCATCGCTCTCGCCGTTCTGCTGTGCGTCGCTGTGACGACTTTTGCTGAAGATGTCCGCCATCAGCCGCTCAAAGATTTGAACGGCTATTTCCCCTTCAATCCTCCGTCATCGATTGACCAGTGGGAACAGCGCAAGGAGTACGTGCGCCGACAGATTCTGGTCGCGGCTGGTCTCTGGCCGATGCCGACCAAGACACCTCTCAATCCGGTGCTTCATGGCAAGATCGAGGGCGATGGGTACACGGTCGAAAAAGTCTATTTCGAGAGCGCACCCGGTTTCTTTGTCACGGGCAATCTGTACCGTCCGACAAATCCTCAAGGCAAGGTACCGGGAGTTATGCTCGCTCACGGTCACCGCAAGGATGCACGTTTGCATCTGACACCTGAAAAGACGTTGCGCAACCAAATCGCCGACGGTGCAGAACGGTTTGAACGGGCCGGTCGGAGCACCTACCAGTCGCAGTGTCGCCAACTGGCCAAGATGGGCTGTGTGGTTTGGCAGTGGGACATGCTCGGTGATTCGGATTCCATTCAGCTCTCGCGTGAGCTTGTCCACGGTTTCGCAAAACAGCGGGCTGAGATGAACACAACAAAAGACTGGGGACTGTTTAGTCCACAGGCCGAGTCGCACTGTCAGAATGTTCTGGGGCTGCAAACTCTCAACGCCATTCGCGGGTTAGACTTTCTGCTGAGCCTTCCGGAGGTCGATCCGCAGCGTGTCGCCGTCACCGGTGCCAGCGGCGGTGGGACTCAAACAATGCTTCTGGCAGCGATCGATGACCGCATCAAACTCTCTTTTCCTGTTGTCATGGTCAGTACCGCGATGCAGGGGGGATGCACTTGTGAGAACGCGAGTCTGTTGCGTGTGAATACGGGCAATGTCGAGTTCGCCGCGTTGGCTGCACCGAAGCCGCAAGGCATGAACACCGCGAACGACTGGACCAAGGAGATGGCGACCAAGGGCTTTCCTGAATTGCAGCAACTCTATGCGACATACGGCAAGAAGAACAACGTCCTGCTGAAACGTGGTGAGCACTTCCCGCACAACTACAACGCGGTCACTCGTTCCGCTTTCTACACATTCCTGAACAAGCATTTCAAACTCGGTTCTCAAGCCCCCGTGATCGAGACTGATTTCGATCCACTTCCACCTGAGCAACTCACAGTCTGGGACGAAAAGCATCCTGCACCGAAAGCGGCTGATCCCGATTTTGAACGCAACTTGCTGGCATGGTTCACTGAAGACGCCGATAAACAAATCCGGGCCGCGGCAGCCTCACCTGAAGGTTTACGGGATGTGATTCTCCCAGCCGCTGAAGTCCTTATCGGTCGCACTTACGCAAATGCAGGCGATGTGCAATGGGCGCTCAAACAGGAGCAGGAACAGGGCGGCTATGTGAAACATACTGGCACGTTGCTGAACAAAACATACGGCGAGGAAGTGAACGTCGTTTGGCTGTGCCCGAAGCAATGGAATGGCCGTGTTGTCATTTGGCTTGATGATTCTGGACAGGCGGCAGTTTGCGATGAGGACGGCAGCGTGAACCTCTCAGCAATGAAGCTAATTCAGTCAGGCACTGCTGTCTTGGGCGCCGACCTGTTCAACGAAAATGACGAAACGCTGAAGCAGACTCGTGTCGTTGCGAATCCTCGAGAATTCGCAGGCTACACGTTTGGCTACAATCACGCCTTGTTTGCAAAGCGAGCCCATGATGTGTTGAGTATCGTCAGTTTCCTGCGGCACGCGGATTCTGGTCCCTGTCCGAGTTCAGACCTGAAAAACGTTGCGATTGCGGGATGGAACGGCACTGGTCCTGTCGTTGCCGCAGCTAGCGGACTTGCAGGCGATGCGATTGATCGCACAGCGATCGACACTCAAGGATTTCGCTTTGGAGAAATCCTTGACTATCGACATCCAATGTTTTTGCCCGGTGGAGCGAAGTATCTCGATCTGCCCGGTCTGATTGCACTACAGGCTCCACGTCCGCTGTGGCTGGCCGGCGAATCCGAAACGCCTGCCGCGATCACCTCCGCGTATCAAGCCACTTCTCGAACCGCTGATGTGGTAACGTTCACTGGTGAGGCCGCGCAACAACAATCTGCGGCCAGCGAGTGGCTACTGAAGTAGGCCTTCACAAAATATTCTCTTTTGTTTTGCAGGCTGGTGAACGAACGAGTCTCCTTGGATTTGCGGCAGCGGGAACTGGATTTAGCTGTGCGCAACCGGGGGGCTCGGAATCACTTTATTCACTGCACGAATTGCA from Thalassoglobus polymorphus includes the following:
- a CDS encoding 3-keto-disaccharide hydrolase; the protein is MVMGFLVSCGLTASAADVEEGFTSLFNGRDLSGWTKRGGSAEYEVSNGAIVGKCVPNTPGNTFLCTEKEFGNFVLKLQYKFIEAGNSGVQFRSAARPAGDGERVYGYQYEMRPGGDATGRIYDEGRRGHKHGIIWLDAHTPQDRLDAAQAGCREGEWNDVEIQCVGPSIKTWLNGNLVVDMFDSFSMKGFFGLQIHSGKSGSVAWRNIRVKDLGESQWEPFFVKNDEGKYQLADAKFVLPEEWSFTDEGVLHGVHSKSQGKDGLVISNKNYDNFITRVTYRMHGGNSALYFRAEETEAPWVLRGFQNEIANNGKDSALWHTAGIVNGKTIPGRGWVVTNDEFIEKVRNKDDQWNTTCTTAYGDRLVQTLNGFCTSDIIDEASEKTGKLGLQMHGGTDCEMFFKDFEVMPITDEMKKLIDRK
- a CDS encoding alpha/beta hydrolase domain-containing protein: MKQFLFVSLSAILVSVSVAQAEVTRVEIAERKSFAEGHQFGQTGAYELVSGRLYFDVDPLADANSRVCDIDLAPRNPAGRVEFWADFFLLKPVDSSKGNGCLLYDVHNRGSKLALWTFNDAEITSSPSTMAHAGNGFLMREGYSVLWTGWNGDVVDDGTGRLLAGLPIAKNSDGTSITGLNYVEILVDEPKESQEFYFSPWGTSAGYPTVDLHDSTAKLTRRASRSAEASLVPRDEWAFAEVEGGKVVPHSTSLYVKEGLKPGWIYELVYTARDPRVSGLGLAGLRDAISFFRYNPRTAEAATDNPLSGMCDRAIIFGISQSGRLIHHFMYEGLNNDVKGRTVFDGAVIHVAGAGKGLFNSRFGMATVYGTQLRNNLLPADFFPFTPTLQADRLTNAKGDTLARLRSQGELPKIFFVQTSTEYWSRAGSLLHTDVEGVRDLDLEENARIYLIAGAQHLGATSTDRTICRYMRNPLKHRGPVLRALLKSMDDWVAREAEPPASEYPRIDDGTLVSVQEFQSQFPTIPGVETPAVCYQPLRLNLGPRWQTEGIADIVPPIVGKPYQTLVPAVDEDGNELAGIRLPDVAVPTATYMGWNLRDEAYGAAGSLADLHGGYLPFSATRQVGDSRVPLNERYRTHEEYLAKYSTAVVSLWQQRFLLAVDAMSMLSEARKRNSGKAPEE
- a CDS encoding Gfo/Idh/MocA family protein, producing the protein MSNRLNEKSKQIRDNRLTRRQFVATAGAAIAAPTIVPSSVFGANAPSNRINVALIGCGNQSRADLPSMLRQPDAQVVAVCDVNKGSHGYARPEHFLGREPAQKRVNDYYAGKTRSGTYNGCDAYSDFRDVLARDDVDAVMIVLPDHWHALATIKACEAGKDVYCQKPMSLTIHDGQQMIKAVRKHNRILQTGSQYRSNAVVRRMCELVRNGRIGEVKRAVSIINGSGAGPGPGWKEMPVPDGFDYDMWLGPAPEAPYHIDRCFYRFRFHLDYSGGQVTNTGAHSTDIVQWALGKDDTGPVEFEDQEGIVWPPEGHLYTTAMKSHFRARYADGTEFVCRTQKPGFGARIEGTEGWVQFSVNNMKEVEASSDAIKNSVIGPDEIHLPVSRNHYQNFLQSVKTRKDPIEPVEAGHRTASICHLGNIAMRLKRKLKWDPDQEVFLNDDEANQMLQRPYREPWKI
- a CDS encoding acetylxylan esterase, whose product is MKRFIALAVLLCVAVTTFAEDVRHQPLKDLNGYFPFNPPSSIDQWEQRKEYVRRQILVAAGLWPMPTKTPLNPVLHGKIEGDGYTVEKVYFESAPGFFVTGNLYRPTNPQGKVPGVMLAHGHRKDARLHLTPEKTLRNQIADGAERFERAGRSTYQSQCRQLAKMGCVVWQWDMLGDSDSIQLSRELVHGFAKQRAEMNTTKDWGLFSPQAESHCQNVLGLQTLNAIRGLDFLLSLPEVDPQRVAVTGASGGGTQTMLLAAIDDRIKLSFPVVMVSTAMQGGCTCENASLLRVNTGNVEFAALAAPKPQGMNTANDWTKEMATKGFPELQQLYATYGKKNNVLLKRGEHFPHNYNAVTRSAFYTFLNKHFKLGSQAPVIETDFDPLPPEQLTVWDEKHPAPKAADPDFERNLLAWFTEDADKQIRAAAASPEGLRDVILPAAEVLIGRTYANAGDVQWALKQEQEQGGYVKHTGTLLNKTYGEEVNVVWLCPKQWNGRVVIWLDDSGQAAVCDEDGSVNLSAMKLIQSGTAVLGADLFNENDETLKQTRVVANPREFAGYTFGYNHALFAKRAHDVLSIVSFLRHADSGPCPSSDLKNVAIAGWNGTGPVVAAASGLAGDAIDRTAIDTQGFRFGEILDYRHPMFLPGGAKYLDLPGLIALQAPRPLWLAGESETPAAITSAYQATSRTADVVTFTGEAAQQQSAASEWLLK
- a CDS encoding OmpH family outer membrane protein; this translates as MNRSSMLTACALVAAFGIGLTWSYFTNQQSGGVAIVDLDEVARRIGRDKEMVDSIQTQAGALNKTLVAAQQSAVNQLNKAKSTANEDEQITNEEAQQFVRMQRNAQVQLTQLQQKARLNLNQHRQGLVSQFRKDAQPIAAKVAKERGFDSVVTRNDTVVFSYDKTVDITEDVIKQMSAEMPAKPAKASTAKAAPKPAATAKAPESTTTN